One genomic segment of Paenibacillus sp. FSL H8-0332 includes these proteins:
- the crtI gene encoding phytoene desaturase family protein → MSRIAIVGSGIGGLTAALLLTRQGHEVVMYERAAQAGGRVAFEEQDGYRIDRGPTIVLLPEMLLSILEEGGLPRSSLELLRCDPLYRVHFRSGRVLTKFADTAAQAEEIDRLYPGEGKGFTRFMKDMSVLYPQGRKSFLERGYASGREFFSPANLSLMLRLRAYQSLRSAIGQYFRNEELRDAFSLQSLYIGGAPFRTPGIYTMLPYAEHAFGIWMLKGGYGTLPQIIARELKDRGVQIHTGTEVESLLVEGRRCSGVVVQGQPIPYDAVLYNGDFPNVESLLPPGVFKQEQAPVVTANKGRPVSAKAIKRGSWKPSSGCLLIYAATDKRWPDSLVHQFFLPDSLNSSLHELFDRGQIPQDSSYYVFNPVALDDSAVPPGQSVLYFLVPVPAVPDQKWEEIAGALADKVMADAEKRGFPGLAASVIWRRLRTPADAEQEGMYGGGSFGIAPLLTQSGVFRPQPKPYPLKGLYAAGASVHPGGGVPIVMQGAKLAVQEMIKEMSVHG, encoded by the coding sequence ATGAGCCGCATTGCCATCGTAGGCAGCGGCATTGGCGGGCTGACGGCAGCGCTGCTGCTTACCCGTCAGGGACATGAGGTGGTGATGTATGAGCGGGCAGCTCAAGCGGGCGGGCGTGTGGCCTTTGAAGAGCAGGACGGCTACCGGATTGACCGCGGCCCTACCATCGTGCTGCTGCCGGAGATGCTTCTCAGTATTCTGGAGGAAGGCGGCCTTCCGCGATCCAGCCTGGAGCTGCTGCGCTGTGATCCGCTCTACCGGGTTCACTTCCGAAGCGGGCGTGTATTAACCAAATTCGCGGATACTGCGGCGCAGGCGGAGGAGATTGACCGGCTCTATCCCGGGGAGGGCAAGGGCTTCACCCGGTTCATGAAGGACATGTCAGTGCTGTATCCGCAGGGGCGGAAGTCGTTCCTGGAGCGGGGGTATGCCAGCGGGCGTGAATTCTTCAGTCCGGCTAATCTGTCGCTGATGCTCCGCCTGCGTGCTTACCAAAGCCTGCGCTCGGCTATCGGCCAGTATTTTCGCAATGAGGAGCTTAGAGACGCGTTCTCCCTACAGAGCCTCTATATTGGGGGAGCGCCCTTCCGCACACCCGGCATCTACACCATGCTTCCTTACGCCGAGCATGCCTTTGGCATCTGGATGCTGAAGGGCGGATATGGGACGCTGCCGCAGATCATTGCCCGGGAGCTGAAAGACCGCGGGGTACAGATTCATACGGGCACCGAGGTGGAATCCTTGCTTGTGGAAGGAAGACGCTGCAGCGGAGTTGTTGTTCAGGGGCAGCCGATTCCCTATGATGCTGTACTGTACAATGGAGATTTCCCGAATGTAGAATCATTGCTGCCGCCTGGTGTATTCAAGCAGGAACAGGCACCGGTTGTGACGGCGAATAAGGGCAGACCCGTATCGGCCAAGGCCATAAAACGCGGAAGCTGGAAGCCCTCCTCGGGCTGTCTGCTGATCTATGCAGCCACGGATAAGCGCTGGCCGGATTCGCTGGTGCACCAGTTCTTCCTGCCGGACAGTCTGAATAGCAGCCTTCACGAGCTGTTTGACCGGGGACAAATTCCCCAGGATTCATCTTATTATGTATTTAATCCGGTAGCACTGGACGATAGTGCAGTCCCTCCCGGACAGAGCGTGCTGTATTTCCTTGTTCCCGTCCCGGCGGTGCCGGATCAGAAGTGGGAGGAAATAGCCGGAGCGCTGGCCGATAAAGTTATGGCGGATGCCGAGAAGCGGGGCTTCCCCGGGCTTGCCGCGAGTGTGATCTGGCGCAGGCTGAGAACGCCTGCCGATGCGGAGCAGGAAGGAATGTATGGCGGGGGCAGCTTCGGTATTGCACCGCTGCTGACCCAGTCGGGGGTATTCCGGCCCCAGCCGAAGCCTTATCCGCTCAAGGGGTTGTATGCCGCAGGCGCTTCCGTCCATCCCGGCGGCGGTGTGCCGATTGTCATGCAGGGTGCGAAGCTTGCCGTGCAGGAAATGATAAAGGAGATGAGCGTACATGGATGA
- a CDS encoding glycosyltransferase family A protein, with protein MNVFFQVVTGIVLLQLLFAIWNAAQLPKLGTAPGTRAEKALPAPASSRALHLSVLIPARNEADNIGDCLSSVLASSTGGIGAEIIVLDDSSTDGTGAIAAAAGGGRVRVLKGRELPEGWLGKSHACAQLAEASSGDWLLFLDADVRLQQGALQAAVSAAAAAGGGMITGFPRQITGSWLERLVVPLMVFTIICHLPIPLVRSSRDPRFVAAHGGFILIHRDSYYECGGHEAIRSELVDDMALARAVKRSGGTVTLMDITEQVFMRMYHNARQVWNGYRKNIYAGIGRRPVLLLAVLIAYLLLYVAPAAAVLYYGLSGQPGALLWPAAALLAGLAVKRTSDAAGRQPFWFCLLFPVSMLCLSLIAVASWRGSRTHTGYEWKGRRYG; from the coding sequence ATGAACGTATTCTTTCAGGTTGTAACCGGTATTGTGCTGCTCCAGCTATTGTTCGCAATATGGAATGCAGCGCAGCTCCCCAAGCTGGGGACAGCGCCCGGAACAAGAGCAGAGAAGGCGCTGCCAGCACCGGCGTCCTCCCGGGCCTTGCACTTGTCGGTACTGATCCCTGCCCGGAATGAAGCGGATAATATTGGGGACTGTCTCTCCTCTGTGCTGGCCTCAAGCACCGGCGGAATCGGGGCGGAAATTATTGTACTGGATGATTCATCGACGGACGGAACGGGGGCTATTGCCGCAGCAGCGGGCGGCGGCAGAGTACGCGTTCTGAAGGGAAGAGAGCTGCCGGAGGGCTGGCTGGGCAAGTCCCATGCCTGCGCTCAGCTTGCGGAGGCGTCAAGCGGAGACTGGCTGCTGTTCCTGGACGCGGATGTCCGTCTTCAGCAAGGGGCGCTTCAGGCGGCAGTTTCTGCTGCCGCAGCAGCGGGAGGCGGCATGATTACCGGCTTCCCCCGGCAGATAACCGGAAGCTGGCTGGAGCGGCTGGTCGTTCCCCTGATGGTCTTCACCATCATCTGTCACCTGCCAATTCCGCTGGTCCGCAGCTCCCGGGATCCGCGGTTTGTTGCGGCGCATGGGGGCTTCATCCTGATTCATCGGGATAGTTACTACGAATGCGGCGGGCACGAGGCCATCCGCAGCGAACTGGTGGATGATATGGCGCTGGCCCGCGCCGTGAAGCGGTCGGGCGGGACGGTGACGCTCATGGATATTACGGAACAGGTGTTCATGCGGATGTATCACAATGCCCGGCAAGTATGGAACGGCTACCGGAAGAATATCTATGCCGGTATCGGCCGCCGCCCGGTGCTGCTGCTGGCTGTACTTATTGCATATTTGTTGCTGTACGTGGCACCGGCCGCCGCAGTTCTGTACTATGGCCTAAGCGGGCAGCCGGGCGCGCTTCTCTGGCCCGCTGCTGCGCTGCTTGCCGGTTTGGCCGTAAAACGGACCAGTGATGCTGCCGGACGGCAGCCGTTCTGGTTCTGTCTCTTATTCCCTGTGAGCATGCTCTGCCTGTCGCTGATTGCTGTGGCGTCCTGGCGCGGAAGCCGTACGCACACAGGCTATGAATGGAAAGGAAGGCGTTATGGATGA
- a CDS encoding lysophospholipid acyltransferase family protein — MLEAVPSGRFDWLFYRYNSMYLLRRHFHFIGISGELQPAAAAGRGILYLMNHSSWWDGLLAYHAAGKLPGKRHYFMMEEEQLRKYAFFRKLGAYSINPGSPGDARASLRYTAGLLEAGESVWMYPEGEIRPLEHRPLSLKEGASLALRLSPQTAVVPVTLYHGLFRHTKPEATLLAGAPLLLPWAEMDRSRVARTLETVLGGQLESHRSRVLNHQGYMPDEFRPLLRRGRSTNEWLDLLRPGGGRG; from the coding sequence ATGCTGGAAGCCGTTCCATCGGGAAGGTTTGACTGGTTATTCTACCGTTATAATTCCATGTATCTGCTGCGCAGACATTTCCACTTCATCGGGATCAGCGGAGAGCTTCAGCCCGCTGCCGCTGCCGGCCGGGGGATTCTCTATCTCATGAATCACAGCTCGTGGTGGGACGGCCTGCTGGCCTATCACGCCGCCGGGAAGCTGCCGGGGAAGCGTCATTATTTCATGATGGAAGAGGAGCAGCTCCGTAAGTATGCCTTCTTCAGAAAGCTTGGCGCGTATTCGATTAACCCAGGAAGTCCAGGAGATGCGCGGGCTTCCCTGCGGTATACAGCCGGGCTGCTGGAGGCGGGGGAGAGTGTCTGGATGTACCCTGAAGGAGAAATTCGGCCGTTGGAGCACCGGCCGTTGAGTCTAAAAGAGGGGGCTTCCCTGGCGCTGCGGCTCAGTCCGCAGACTGCCGTGGTGCCGGTGACGCTATACCATGGCCTGTTCCGGCATACCAAGCCGGAAGCCACACTGCTGGCCGGGGCGCCGCTGCTGCTCCCTTGGGCGGAGATGGACCGCTCAAGGGTAGCCCGGACGCTGGAGACTGTTCTTGGCGGACAACTGGAGTCACACCGCAGCAGGGTGCTTAACCATCAAGGCTATATGCCGGATGAATTCAGACCGCTGCTCCGCCGGGGGAGATCAACCAATGAATGGCTTGACCTGTTGCGGCCGGGCGGGGGGAGAGGATGA
- a CDS encoding MerR family transcriptional regulator, which yields MYSIKQVVEMLDIPSVTLRAWENRYQAVVPERTESGYRLYNQENIEDLRWLKEQTDKQGISISHAVRMLKQHKQKDLDERLSVAGGDPKDALDKMRQQIYAALLDIQGERADALIDFGFSLYGYEAMVHQVLVPVLVKVGDAWEQGKATVAQEHYMTHMISNRLSQFFHVFPVYAHLQKVIAFCPAGEHHQIGLLLFSLFLRRNGVEVIYLGSNTPEDGVMELLAKQERIGAVCLSVTNGTLVPYAEKLLERLGSQYPEMQLIAGGKAYEAISLQETKATYVMAEPPERWQAWFDQEFAGIRHRA from the coding sequence GTGTATTCCATCAAACAGGTCGTCGAAATGCTCGATATTCCCTCTGTCACGCTGCGGGCATGGGAGAACCGGTATCAGGCTGTCGTCCCGGAACGTACCGAGTCCGGCTATAGACTGTACAACCAAGAGAATATTGAGGACCTTCGCTGGTTGAAGGAACAGACCGATAAACAAGGCATCAGTATCTCACATGCCGTGCGGATGCTGAAGCAGCATAAGCAGAAGGACCTGGATGAGCGTCTGTCTGTTGCAGGCGGTGACCCCAAGGATGCTTTGGACAAAATGAGACAGCAGATCTATGCAGCGCTGCTCGACATCCAGGGTGAGCGGGCCGATGCCCTGATCGATTTCGGGTTCTCCCTGTACGGCTATGAGGCGATGGTTCATCAGGTGCTGGTGCCTGTTCTGGTGAAGGTGGGTGATGCCTGGGAGCAAGGGAAGGCAACAGTGGCCCAGGAGCATTATATGACACATATGATCTCGAACCGGCTATCCCAGTTTTTTCACGTGTTCCCGGTGTACGCCCATCTACAAAAGGTGATTGCCTTCTGCCCGGCGGGAGAGCATCACCAGATCGGCCTGCTGCTGTTCTCGCTGTTCCTGCGCAGGAACGGGGTTGAGGTCATCTACCTGGGGTCCAATACCCCCGAGGACGGTGTGATGGAGCTGCTGGCGAAGCAAGAACGGATCGGAGCCGTCTGCCTGTCCGTTACAAATGGCACGCTGGTCCCTTATGCGGAGAAGCTGCTTGAACGGCTCGGCAGCCAGTACCCGGAGATGCAGCTCATTGCGGGCGGCAAAGCTTATGAGGCAATCAGCCTCCAGGAGACCAAAGCCACCTATGTGATGGCGGAGCCGCCGGAGCGCTGGCAAGCCTGGTTCGATCAGGAATTTGCCGGAATCAGGCATAGAGCGTAG
- the crtI gene encoding phytoene desaturase family protein has product MIQTTDTAKVAVIGAGPGGLAAAMLLAAEGYEVDLYEQQATVGGRSGELKLGDYHFDRGATFLMMPHLLEELFTLAGRSVHDYVDLTPLDPLYSLHFGDTVFRPSTNQDQTAEEIERLFPGNGSGYRRFMADEADKLERVIPLLQRPFQSLRDYVKRDVLHALPKLNATDTVYNRLSRYFDDERLRFSFTFQAKYLGMSPWECPGTFTILSYMEHRYGLYHPTGGINRVLQAMAEVIQEHGGRVHTASGVKRVIVKDGQATGLLLENGEKVDADYIVIGADFGSAMTQLFEPGLLKKYTPAKIARKRYSCSTAMLYLGVDGEVDLDHHSVHFAADYRRNVKEITELGVLSEDASIYIHNPSVIDKTLAPPGKSSLYVLMPVPNLSADINWEQERAEVEDWMMERLQQIPQLSGIAGRVEESLFFSPLDWQNQQNVYNGATFNLAHNLGQMMHLRPHNTFEEVRGIWLVGGGTHPGSGLPTIFESAKISARLLREHDQAVRGRFTVQAGAPGTGAGVPL; this is encoded by the coding sequence TTGATCCAAACCACAGACACCGCAAAAGTCGCAGTAATCGGCGCAGGGCCGGGCGGGCTGGCCGCCGCCATGCTGCTTGCCGCCGAAGGATATGAAGTAGATCTCTATGAACAGCAAGCGACGGTGGGCGGAAGGTCAGGAGAGTTGAAGCTGGGAGACTACCATTTTGACCGGGGAGCCACCTTCTTGATGATGCCGCATTTGCTGGAGGAGCTGTTCACTCTGGCTGGGCGTTCTGTGCATGACTATGTTGACCTTACGCCGCTTGATCCGCTGTATTCATTGCATTTTGGAGATACCGTATTTAGGCCTTCTACGAACCAGGATCAGACGGCTGAGGAGATTGAGCGGCTGTTCCCCGGCAACGGCAGCGGCTACCGCCGGTTCATGGCAGATGAAGCCGACAAGCTGGAGCGGGTGATTCCGCTGCTGCAGCGTCCGTTCCAATCGCTACGGGATTATGTCAAAAGAGATGTGCTGCACGCGCTGCCCAAGCTGAACGCTACAGACACCGTGTACAACCGGCTCTCCCGTTATTTCGATGATGAGCGGCTGCGGTTCTCGTTCACGTTCCAGGCCAAGTACCTGGGGATGTCGCCTTGGGAATGTCCGGGCACCTTCACGATTCTGTCGTACATGGAGCACCGTTACGGCCTGTACCATCCGACTGGCGGAATTAATCGCGTGCTCCAGGCTATGGCTGAGGTCATCCAGGAGCATGGCGGGCGGGTTCATACTGCAAGCGGAGTGAAGCGGGTTATCGTCAAGGACGGGCAGGCCACAGGCTTGCTGCTGGAGAACGGGGAGAAGGTGGATGCGGATTATATTGTGATTGGTGCAGACTTTGGCTCTGCGATGACACAATTATTCGAACCCGGACTTCTGAAGAAATACACCCCCGCCAAGATTGCCCGTAAAAGATATTCCTGCTCCACAGCCATGCTCTATCTCGGTGTGGATGGTGAGGTAGACCTGGATCATCATTCGGTGCATTTCGCCGCCGATTACCGGCGTAATGTCAAAGAGATTACGGAGCTGGGCGTTCTGTCGGAGGATGCCTCTATCTATATCCATAATCCGTCGGTTATCGATAAGACATTGGCGCCTCCCGGCAAATCCTCGCTCTACGTGTTGATGCCGGTGCCTAATCTGAGTGCAGATATCAACTGGGAGCAGGAGCGTGCGGAGGTAGAGGACTGGATGATGGAGCGGCTGCAGCAGATTCCGCAGCTGTCCGGAATCGCCGGACGGGTGGAAGAGAGCCTGTTCTTCTCTCCGCTGGACTGGCAGAACCAGCAGAATGTATATAACGGGGCCACCTTCAATCTGGCCCATAATCTCGGGCAGATGATGCATTTGCGGCCGCATAATACCTTCGAGGAGGTACGCGGCATCTGGCTGGTCGGCGGGGGAACCCATCCGGGCAGCGGTCTGCCGACGATCTTCGAGTCGGCCAAGATCAGCGCACGGCTGCTGCGGGAGCATGACCAGGCTGTGCGGGGCCGGTTCACCGTACAGGCGGGCGCGCCCGGCACAGGTGCGGGGGTTCCGTTATGA
- a CDS encoding phytoene/squalene synthase family protein encodes MDDRILQQCEELMKKGSTSFHKAFDVLPSPRREAVHVIYAFCRIIDDSVDEPEGAPYSIHELREHFMNLEQADGHFIWPALRWLFSGFPQLQREPFLLQMEGQLRDLTFTAYDTMEQLKDYCYLVAGTVGEMLLPVLRDDQSEAARTSGIALGIGMQLVNIIRDVGEDLRRGRRYVPLEVMGRHGYSQQELEDGEVNHRFTAVIQELRTEALDWFRQGLTHVDTYPLESGLAIELAASFYAAILDAVEADEYDVFRKRSYVSDEAKLQLFQRTVVRYAGVRTAVV; translated from the coding sequence ATGGATGATAGGATACTGCAGCAATGTGAGGAACTGATGAAGAAAGGGTCCACTTCGTTCCATAAGGCGTTTGATGTTCTGCCAAGTCCCAGGCGTGAAGCGGTGCATGTTATTTATGCCTTCTGCCGGATTATAGATGATAGTGTGGATGAGCCGGAAGGCGCGCCGTACAGCATTCATGAGCTGCGGGAGCATTTCATGAATCTGGAGCAGGCAGACGGGCACTTCATCTGGCCGGCGCTGCGCTGGCTGTTCAGCGGCTTCCCGCAGCTTCAGCGTGAGCCGTTCCTTTTGCAAATGGAGGGACAGCTTAGAGATCTTACCTTCACTGCCTATGACACGATGGAGCAGCTTAAGGATTACTGTTATCTTGTAGCGGGAACGGTAGGGGAGATGCTGCTGCCTGTCCTGCGGGATGATCAGAGTGAAGCGGCACGGACATCGGGAATTGCGCTGGGGATAGGAATGCAACTGGTGAATATCATCCGCGATGTGGGTGAGGATCTCCGAAGAGGACGCAGATACGTGCCGCTTGAGGTGATGGGCAGACATGGCTACAGCCAGCAGGAGCTGGAGGACGGGGAGGTCAATCACCGTTTCACCGCTGTGATCCAGGAGCTGCGGACAGAAGCGCTGGACTGGTTCCGGCAAGGACTTACGCATGTAGACACGTATCCTTTGGAGAGCGGTCTTGCCATTGAACTTGCCGCATCCTTCTATGCCGCTATTCTGGATGCAGTGGAGGCAGACGAGTATGATGTTTTCCGCAAAAGATCCTATGTCAGCGATGAAGCCAAGCTCCAGCTGTTCCAGCGTACGGTCGTGCGTTATGCCGGTGTAAGAACTGCGGTGGTCTAG
- a CDS encoding phospholipase D family protein: MNQGRHPVTPEQLQITLASGAITASRHKRRTLFFLRRRSKLLIALILLLLWLAGVMLYQTHKPLPPGLSVESPAYKVNTVAFWHDLTYQDTSGKQAREEQILPRILKIIEESRQFLVIDLFLFNNYTHTDQQFPAVSRQLTDKLLAQNAAYPAMEIVFITDEVNTNYGSAPNALLDELSAAGIKVILTDVDELRDSTPAYSAVWRTFIQWFGQSGTGWIPNLMASGGPDITARSYLKLLNVKANHRKVVLSENTALISSGNVHDASAYHSNIALEVQGPILADILQSEQAAANLSGAGPLLSKQPDFGKPSATAGGAPLEVRYLTEGKVYKYALEGIAAAGPGDVIWMSMFYLADDRIIDALLAADARGAQVRLLLDPNQNAFGRDKIGIPNRPVAMDLDRRSEGNILIRWYNTGQEQYHSKLLFIAKASGDSIILGGSTNFTARNLDDYNLENNLWVSVPREQPLYAEVEGYFKRLWNNEGAEYSLPLGEYQSEITWLKYILYRIQTRLGFTTF; the protein is encoded by the coding sequence ATGAATCAAGGCCGCCATCCCGTCACACCCGAACAGTTACAGATTACGCTGGCTTCAGGGGCGATTACAGCATCCCGCCACAAGCGGCGGACGTTATTCTTCCTTCGCCGACGCTCCAAGCTCCTGATTGCCCTGATCCTTCTTCTCCTCTGGCTGGCCGGAGTAATGCTCTATCAGACCCACAAACCGCTGCCGCCCGGACTTTCTGTGGAGAGTCCTGCTTATAAGGTGAATACGGTCGCCTTCTGGCATGATCTGACCTACCAGGACACCAGCGGGAAGCAGGCAAGGGAAGAACAGATTCTGCCCAGAATCCTGAAGATTATTGAAGAGTCCAGACAATTCCTTGTGATCGATCTGTTCCTGTTCAATAACTATACCCACACCGACCAACAGTTCCCTGCTGTCAGCAGACAGCTTACCGATAAGCTGCTCGCCCAGAATGCCGCCTATCCCGCCATGGAGATCGTCTTCATCACCGATGAGGTGAATACGAATTACGGCTCTGCGCCGAATGCCCTACTGGATGAGCTGAGCGCAGCCGGGATTAAGGTCATCCTGACCGATGTGGATGAGCTGCGGGATTCGACACCGGCTTATTCGGCGGTCTGGCGTACCTTCATCCAGTGGTTCGGTCAATCCGGCACAGGCTGGATTCCGAATCTGATGGCCAGCGGAGGGCCCGATATTACCGCACGATCCTATCTGAAGCTGCTGAATGTCAAGGCTAACCACCGCAAGGTTGTACTCAGTGAGAACACCGCGCTGATCTCCTCCGGCAATGTGCATGATGCCAGTGCCTATCATTCCAATATTGCCCTGGAGGTACAAGGCCCCATCCTGGCGGATATTCTGCAGAGCGAGCAAGCTGCGGCTAATCTGTCGGGAGCCGGTCCCCTGCTGAGCAAGCAGCCTGACTTCGGAAAGCCTTCCGCCACCGCCGGAGGGGCTCCGCTTGAAGTCCGCTATTTGACCGAAGGCAAGGTGTACAAATATGCGCTGGAAGGAATCGCTGCTGCGGGACCGGGGGACGTCATCTGGATGAGCATGTTCTATCTGGCGGACGACAGAATTATTGATGCCCTGCTTGCCGCTGATGCACGGGGCGCCCAGGTCAGGCTGCTGCTTGATCCTAACCAGAATGCCTTCGGACGGGACAAAATCGGCATTCCGAACCGTCCCGTTGCGATGGATCTGGACCGCCGCTCGGAAGGAAATATCCTGATCCGCTGGTACAACACAGGCCAGGAGCAATATCACAGCAAGCTGCTGTTCATTGCCAAGGCGTCAGGCGACTCCATTATCCTAGGCGGATCGACGAACTTCACAGCCCGGAATCTGGACGACTATAACCTGGAGAATAACCTCTGGGTGTCCGTTCCACGGGAACAGCCGCTGTATGCGGAGGTGGAGGGCTACTTCAAGCGGCTGTGGAACAACGAGGGGGCCGAATACAGCCTGCCGCTGGGGGAATATCAGAGTGAGATCACCTGGTTGAAATACATCCTCTACCGGATACAGACCCGGCTTGGATTCACTACCTTCTGA
- a CDS encoding carotenoid biosynthesis protein, producing MVRTLFWIWYTIGALLLIVFGIPDSLKFSNGLFLVFYGAYAMDLVSKGQVKPFMSDWSVNSSGGRMTKRFWYAAALIWLGGMAVEWVGVHSGRLFGDYNYSTILGPLLFGVPVTLGFAWIAVVCNAVLISHDFGQRGLRLLLLRAVQVGFWTVLMDLVLDPVAHARNFWHWEGGGGFYQVPWSNFGGWLIAGAALSMLLPAVPFTRLAARRGTRLYQAILILFGLISLTEGLPACAVIAGAGAALAEGSLRYAGSRSIGKV from the coding sequence ATGGTCCGAACGCTTTTTTGGATCTGGTATACCATCGGTGCGCTGCTGTTGATCGTGTTCGGCATTCCGGATAGCCTGAAGTTCTCTAACGGATTGTTTCTGGTATTCTACGGCGCATATGCCATGGACTTAGTATCTAAGGGGCAAGTCAAACCCTTCATGTCTGACTGGTCAGTCAATTCTTCTGGAGGCCGGATGACCAAGCGATTCTGGTATGCTGCGGCTCTTATCTGGTTAGGCGGAATGGCGGTCGAATGGGTAGGCGTGCATTCCGGCCGGTTGTTTGGAGATTATAATTATTCGACTATTCTAGGGCCTTTATTATTTGGTGTGCCGGTTACCCTGGGCTTCGCTTGGATTGCTGTTGTGTGCAATGCCGTGCTGATCAGTCATGATTTCGGACAGCGCGGCCTCCGGCTCCTGCTGCTGCGGGCCGTGCAGGTGGGCTTCTGGACAGTGCTGATGGATCTGGTGCTTGACCCTGTGGCCCATGCCAGAAACTTCTGGCACTGGGAGGGCGGCGGGGGCTTCTATCAGGTGCCCTGGAGCAACTTCGGCGGCTGGCTGATTGCAGGCGCTGCCTTGTCCATGCTGCTCCCGGCTGTGCCGTTCACCCGCCTGGCTGCCCGCCGGGGCACCCGCCTGTATCAGGCAATCCTAATCCTGTTCGGCCTGATCAGCCTGACAGAGGGACTGCCAGCCTGTGCGGTGATCGCCGGGGCAGGCGCCGCTCTGGCCGAAGGGAGTCTGCGCTATGCTGGAAGCCGTTCCATCGGGAAGGTTTGA
- the cls gene encoding cardiolipin synthase produces MRRGLQAIVIIGAMLAFYYFGFGVFGSTAGTIISIFSTLTVISIALGIFMENRNPSTTVSWILLLALIPVLGLVFYFLFGQNVFKRRKYDKKAQRDLMAYERIENDALRMHQDWSVFSPARQKLLGLSQRLGRTPISFSSETRILTNGEETFGTLLLELRQAQHHIHMEYYIFRADHIGTRIQQILIEKARAGVAVRFMYDAVGSMQLSRAFLKELSDAGVQVAAYGNSTSFFSSRVNYRNHRKIVVIDGDVGFMGGLNVGDEYLSRSKTYGFWRDTHMLLRGEAVRTMQIIFLQDWMHTTGEKILEQDYLSPQLRFTTGDGAVQIIASGPDNERRALKNIFFSMITTAEKSVWIASPYFIPDEDILTALRVAAMSGLDVRLLFPAKPDKWIPFLASHSYFPALLESGVKIYEYEKGFIHSKLLIADGEIATIGTANMDMRSFHLNFEVNALLLQTESVSRIVADFERDLQSTRQIVHETFMEKRLLERLLESAARLMSPLL; encoded by the coding sequence ATGAGAAGAGGACTGCAGGCTATAGTCATCATAGGAGCTATGCTGGCTTTTTATTATTTTGGATTTGGCGTATTCGGCAGTACAGCCGGCACGATTATAAGTATTTTTTCCACATTGACGGTCATCTCTATCGCATTGGGTATTTTCATGGAGAACCGCAATCCTTCGACCACCGTATCCTGGATTCTGCTGCTTGCGCTGATTCCGGTGCTGGGACTGGTATTCTACTTCCTGTTCGGACAGAATGTGTTCAAACGGCGCAAGTATGACAAAAAAGCCCAGCGCGATCTCATGGCCTATGAACGGATTGAGAATGACGCCCTGCGGATGCACCAGGATTGGTCGGTGTTCAGCCCTGCGCGGCAGAAGCTGCTGGGTCTGTCGCAGAGATTGGGCCGGACGCCGATTTCGTTCAGCTCGGAGACGCGCATCCTAACGAACGGTGAGGAGACCTTCGGTACGCTGCTGCTGGAGCTGCGGCAGGCGCAGCATCATATTCATATGGAATATTATATTTTCCGGGCGGATCATATCGGCACACGCATTCAGCAGATTCTGATTGAGAAAGCCCGCGCGGGCGTGGCGGTCCGGTTCATGTATGATGCGGTCGGGAGCATGCAGCTCTCCAGAGCCTTCCTTAAGGAACTGAGTGATGCGGGTGTGCAGGTGGCTGCTTACGGCAACTCTACCTCCTTTTTCTCCAGCAGGGTGAATTACCGGAATCACCGCAAAATCGTAGTCATCGACGGCGATGTCGGCTTCATGGGCGGGCTGAATGTCGGGGACGAGTACTTGAGCCGCAGCAAGACCTACGGGTTCTGGCGGGACACGCATATGCTGCTGAGAGGCGAAGCGGTGCGGACGATGCAGATTATTTTCCTGCAGGACTGGATGCACACCACCGGCGAGAAAATCCTGGAGCAGGATTACCTCTCCCCGCAGCTTCGCTTCACTACCGGAGACGGGGCGGTGCAGATTATTGCCAGCGGCCCGGATAATGAGCGGCGTGCGCTCAAGAATATTTTCTTCTCCATGATTACTACTGCGGAAAAATCCGTCTGGATCGCCAGTCCCTACTTTATCCCCGATGAGGATATACTGACTGCGCTGCGTGTGGCGGCGATGTCGGGGCTGGATGTCCGCCTGTTGTTCCCGGCCAAGCCGGATAAATGGATTCCGTTTTTGGCCTCCCATTCCTATTTCCCGGCGCTGCTGGAGTCTGGCGTGAAGATCTATGAATATGAGAAGGGCTTCATCCACTCCAAGCTGCTGATTGCCGACGGGGAGATTGCTACGATTGGAACAGCGAACATGGATATGCGCAGCTTCCATCTTAATTTTGAGGTGAACGCGCTGCTGCTGCAGACCGAGAGTGTCTCGCGCATTGTTGCAGACTTCGAGCGTGACCTGCAGTCCACGCGGCAGATTGTCCATGAGACCTTCATGGAGAAAAGACTGCTGGAGCGGCTGCTGGAATCCGCAGCCCGGCTGATGTCTCCGCTGCTGTAA